The Bacillus alveayuensis genome contains a region encoding:
- a CDS encoding aminotransferase (product_source=KO:K08969; cath_funfam=3.40.640.10; cog=COG0436; ko=KO:K08969; pfam=PF00155; superfamily=53383) yields MYFESSNLLKNLPEQFFVQLSLKVHDYVRKGVDVINLGQGNPDQPTPSHIVKAMQRAVENPAYHKYSPFRGQKFLKEAVCTFYEREYGVTLDPDKEVAILFGGKAGLVEIPPCLLNSGDTVLVPDPGYPDYWSGVALANAKMEMMPLLQENHFLPDYDALSEEVKQKAKLMFLNYPNNPTGATATKEFFQETVNLATKYEICVVHDFAYGAIGFDGVKPPSFLQVNGAKDVGIEIYTLSKTYNMAGWRIAFAVGNESVISAINLLQDHLYVSVFSAVQEAAKVALTESQSCVHELVCMYESRRNVFMEAIHEIGWKAEAPKGSFFAWLPVPKGYTSLDFANLLLEEVHVAVAPGRGFGDYGEGFVRVGLLTEEKRIREAVKRIESLNLFKNS; encoded by the coding sequence ATGTATTTTGAATCATCAAATCTATTAAAAAATTTGCCGGAGCAATTTTTTGTCCAATTATCTTTAAAGGTCCATGATTATGTTCGAAAAGGTGTTGATGTTATTAATTTAGGACAAGGGAATCCCGATCAACCGACACCAAGTCATATCGTTAAAGCGATGCAAAGAGCAGTTGAAAACCCAGCCTATCATAAATATTCCCCTTTTAGAGGACAAAAATTTTTAAAAGAGGCGGTCTGTACCTTTTATGAACGGGAATATGGAGTGACACTTGATCCAGATAAAGAAGTCGCTATTCTCTTTGGTGGAAAAGCAGGGTTGGTTGAAATACCGCCATGTTTACTAAACAGTGGGGATACCGTTTTAGTACCAGATCCAGGTTATCCAGATTATTGGTCAGGAGTGGCCCTTGCAAATGCTAAGATGGAAATGATGCCACTATTGCAAGAAAATCATTTTTTGCCTGACTATGATGCTCTTTCCGAAGAGGTGAAGCAAAAGGCTAAATTGATGTTCTTAAATTATCCGAACAATCCAACTGGAGCAACGGCCACGAAGGAGTTTTTTCAAGAAACCGTAAACTTAGCAACGAAATATGAAATTTGTGTTGTTCATGACTTTGCTTATGGAGCTATTGGCTTTGACGGAGTGAAACCACCAAGCTTTTTGCAGGTGAATGGAGCAAAGGATGTCGGGATCGAAATTTATACATTATCGAAAACATATAATATGGCAGGCTGGCGAATTGCCTTTGCTGTTGGGAATGAAAGTGTTATTTCCGCGATCAATTTATTACAGGACCATTTATATGTTAGTGTTTTTAGTGCTGTTCAAGAGGCGGCAAAAGTGGCATTAACTGAATCACAATCTTGTGTTCATGAACTCGTTTGCATGTATGAATCAAGAAGAAATGTGTTCATGGAAGCGATCCATGAAATTGGTTGGAAGGCAGAAGCACCTAAAGGATCGTTTTTTGCTTGGCTCCCAGTTCCAAAAGGCTATACTTCTTTAGATTTTGCAAATTTATTATTGGAGGAAGTGCATGTAGCGGTTGCCCCTGGAAGAGGGTTTGGGGATTACGGAGAAGGTTTTGTTCGTGTCGGTTTATTAACAGAGGAAAAAAGAATAAGAGAAGCTGTTAAAAGAATTGAATCATTAAATCTTTTTAAAAATAGTTGA
- a CDS encoding putative amidohydrolase (product_source=COG0388; cath_funfam=3.60.110.10; cog=COG0388; pfam=PF00795; superfamily=56317): MKWRVACIQTNIDFGEPEKNIKQMEWKVKETMETVQPDVLLMPELWTTGYDLTRLHDIGDENGKKSQTIFSTWARQYQVNIIGGSIAKKTNHGIYNTMYVADRSGSIIHEYSKLHLFQLMDEHLYLAAGERDSLFSLEGETCAGFICYDIRFPEWIRKHTVHGAKALFVVAEWPSSRLSHWRLLLQARAIENQCYVIACNRIGSDPNNDFPGHSLIIDPWGNIVQEGSDQEEVVSAEIDLTKVDSVRKTIPVFSDRRVEIYEQDLDVRKKF, encoded by the coding sequence ATGAAATGGCGAGTTGCTTGCATACAAACAAATATCGACTTCGGTGAGCCAGAAAAAAATATAAAACAAATGGAATGGAAAGTAAAAGAAACGATGGAAACCGTTCAGCCAGATGTTCTTTTAATGCCAGAGCTTTGGACAACAGGATATGATTTAACAAGACTCCACGACATAGGGGATGAAAATGGAAAAAAATCTCAAACAATTTTTTCAACATGGGCAAGGCAATATCAAGTGAACATCATTGGCGGCTCGATCGCCAAGAAAACTAACCATGGCATTTATAATACGATGTATGTGGCTGATCGAAGCGGAAGCATCATTCACGAATATAGCAAACTACATCTTTTTCAACTAATGGATGAACATTTGTATTTAGCTGCAGGGGAGCGAGATAGCTTGTTTTCCCTTGAGGGAGAAACTTGTGCCGGCTTTATATGTTATGATATTCGTTTTCCTGAATGGATTCGTAAACATACTGTACATGGTGCAAAAGCTCTGTTTGTTGTTGCAGAATGGCCTTCATCTAGATTATCTCATTGGCGGCTTCTCCTTCAAGCCCGTGCCATCGAAAATCAATGCTACGTCATCGCCTGCAATCGCATAGGTTCAGATCCAAACAATGATTTCCCAGGTCATTCACTGATTATTGATCCTTGGGGCAATATCGTTCAGGAAGGATCAGATCAAGAAGAAGTTGTGAGTGCAGAAATTGACTTAACAAAAGTGGATTCCGTCCGGAAAACGATTCCCGTTTTTTCAGACCGCAGAGTCGAAATTTATGAGCAGGACTTGGATGTGAGGAAAAAATTTTAA
- a CDS encoding 5-methylthioribose kinase (product_source=KO:K00899; cath_funfam=3.30.200.20,3.90.1200.10; cog=COG4857; ko=KO:K00899; pfam=PF01636; superfamily=56112; tigrfam=TIGR01767), whose amino-acid sequence MSTISARQYEPLTTESAIELAKKLQLFTNTSALTCEEIGDGNLNLVFRIVDHHSKKSIIIKQALPYAKVVGESWPLTLQRATIESHALRQFADVAREYVPKVYYSDQQLAVTIMEDLSHLDIVRKGLIKGKNYPLLSQHIGEYVAKTLFYTSDFALDPQEKKKLLKQFINPELCKITEDLVFTDPFFDHETNDYEVELKNDVESLWKDKPLLLEVAKLKEKFLTNSDALIHGDLHTGSIFASDSETKVIDPEFAFFGPLGFDLGQFIANLLLNAFGRTNSKRQILFHHIDVTWKTFKETFSFLWKEHSVEVFSKVDGYLDYVLQETFEDAIGFAGCEVIRRTIGLAHVADLDELNPFESRIAAKQNALQFGRELIKNRRNIQTTDQINQLFNEIVNVKETLA is encoded by the coding sequence ATGTCAACGATTTCTGCACGCCAATACGAACCGTTAACAACAGAAAGTGCGATCGAGCTAGCGAAAAAACTGCAATTATTTACAAATACAAGTGCTCTCACTTGTGAAGAGATTGGTGATGGTAATTTAAACCTTGTCTTCCGTATTGTCGATCATCATTCTAAAAAAAGCATCATCATTAAGCAGGCATTGCCTTATGCCAAAGTTGTTGGTGAAAGCTGGCCGCTTACTCTTCAACGTGCAACAATTGAAAGCCACGCTTTACGACAGTTTGCCGATGTTGCTAGAGAGTACGTCCCAAAAGTTTACTATTCCGATCAACAATTAGCTGTCACCATTATGGAAGACTTATCTCATTTAGATATCGTTCGCAAAGGATTAATAAAAGGGAAGAATTATCCTCTTTTATCCCAACATATTGGGGAATATGTAGCTAAGACGTTATTTTATACTTCTGATTTCGCATTAGACCCACAAGAAAAGAAAAAGCTTTTGAAGCAATTTATCAATCCAGAATTATGCAAAATTACCGAAGATTTAGTATTTACAGATCCTTTTTTTGATCATGAAACGAATGATTATGAAGTGGAGTTAAAAAATGATGTGGAAAGTTTATGGAAGGACAAGCCGCTGCTTCTTGAAGTGGCAAAATTAAAGGAAAAGTTTTTAACAAATAGCGATGCTTTAATTCATGGAGACCTTCACACAGGAAGCATCTTTGCTAGCGATTCAGAAACGAAAGTCATCGATCCTGAGTTCGCCTTTTTTGGACCATTAGGGTTTGACCTAGGACAGTTTATCGCAAATCTTCTTTTAAATGCTTTTGGACGTACAAATTCCAAACGGCAAATATTGTTCCACCATATTGATGTGACATGGAAAACCTTTAAGGAAACTTTTTCATTCCTTTGGAAAGAGCATAGTGTCGAAGTTTTTTCGAAAGTAGATGGGTATTTAGATTATGTATTACAGGAAACATTTGAGGATGCAATTGGCTTTGCTGGTTGTGAAGTCATTCGCCGTACGATTGGATTAGCCCATGTTGCAGACCTTGATGAACTTAATCCTTTTGAATCTCGTATTGCGGCGAAACAAAACGCCCTACAATTCGGAAGAGAGCTTATTAAAAATCGCAGGAATATTCAAACGACAGATCAAATCAATCAGCTTTTTAACGAAATAGTAAATGTAAAGGAGACATTAGCATGA
- a CDS encoding methylthioribose-1-phosphate isomerase (product_source=KO:K08963; cath_funfam=1.20.120.420,3.40.50.10470; cog=COG0182; ko=KO:K08963; pfam=PF01008; superfamily=100950; tigrfam=TIGR00512), translated as MTTEAFNIPTSVKWQGDSIQLLNQQKLPHMTEYLTLTSIDEVFEAIKTLKVRGAPAIGITAAFGLALAASKYETNSLLRFKQLLEKDKNYLSYARPTAVNLFWALERMVKSIENATSVNEAKTALIHEAIQIQVEDEEICKKIGENALPLFKDGDNIMTICNAGSIATARYGTALAPIYLGKERGIDLKVFACETRPVLQGARLTTWELMKAGVDVTLITDNMAAHTMKMKKISACIVGADRIAANGDTANKIGTFSLAILAKEFNIPFFVAAPLSTFDLSIKSGQEIPIEERDLEEVIHINGQAIAPEDVKVYNPSFDVTPNEYITGIITEKGMITSNYFEEIKRLFKS; from the coding sequence ATGACAACAGAAGCTTTCAATATTCCTACTTCCGTTAAATGGCAAGGGGACTCGATTCAACTTTTAAACCAGCAAAAGCTTCCCCATATGACCGAGTATTTAACACTCACATCGATCGATGAAGTCTTTGAAGCCATTAAAACATTAAAAGTACGAGGGGCCCCTGCAATCGGTATTACGGCAGCATTTGGTCTTGCCCTTGCTGCAAGTAAATATGAAACCAATTCACTGTTAAGGTTTAAACAATTGCTTGAAAAAGACAAAAATTATTTAAGCTATGCAAGACCGACAGCAGTCAACTTATTTTGGGCGTTAGAGCGCATGGTGAAAAGTATCGAAAACGCTACATCTGTCAATGAAGCGAAAACAGCACTTATTCACGAAGCGATTCAAATTCAAGTTGAAGATGAAGAAATTTGCAAAAAAATTGGTGAGAATGCTTTACCGCTATTTAAAGATGGAGATAACATCATGACAATTTGTAATGCCGGTTCAATAGCCACTGCTCGATACGGTACAGCACTAGCTCCAATCTATTTAGGAAAAGAGCGTGGCATCGATTTAAAAGTTTTTGCCTGTGAAACCCGTCCTGTTTTACAAGGGGCAAGATTGACAACATGGGAATTAATGAAGGCAGGTGTTGATGTAACCCTTATTACAGACAACATGGCGGCCCACACAATGAAGATGAAAAAAATTTCTGCTTGTATTGTCGGAGCTGACCGCATTGCGGCAAATGGAGATACAGCAAACAAAATCGGTACCTTTAGTTTAGCGATTTTAGCGAAAGAATTTAACATTCCATTTTTCGTTGCTGCCCCGCTTTCGACCTTTGACCTTTCGATTAAATCGGGTCAAGAAATCCCGATTGAGGAGCGAGACTTAGAGGAGGTTATCCATATTAATGGTCAAGCGATTGCTCCTGAAGACGTAAAAGTGTATAACCCGTCTTTTGATGTCACGCCAAATGAATATATTACTGGTATTATTACAGAAAAAGGGATGATAACAAGTAATTATTTTGAAGAAATTAAACGGCTTTTTAAATCATAG
- a CDS encoding methylated-DNA-[protein]-cysteine S-methyltransferase (product_source=KO:K00567; cath_funfam=1.10.10.10,3.30.160.70; cog=COG0350; ko=KO:K00567; pfam=PF01035,PF02870; superfamily=46767,53155; tigrfam=TIGR00589), whose product MFTYQSMKTPIGHLFIVEENKKLAHIFLNEKSFREFQIQHSLQNKKTALLTEAASQLEEYFLGKRRQFDLPLNMHGTPFQQKVWEALCTIPYGETRSYQEIAIQICHSKAVRAVGQANKANALPIIIPCHRVIGKNKQLTGYAGRQIDKKAFLLDLEKAYYHK is encoded by the coding sequence ATGTTTACATATCAGTCAATGAAAACACCAATTGGCCATTTATTTATTGTTGAAGAAAATAAAAAATTAGCGCATATCTTTTTAAATGAAAAAAGTTTTAGAGAATTTCAAATCCAGCACTCTTTACAAAATAAAAAAACAGCACTATTAACTGAAGCTGCTTCACAGCTAGAGGAATATTTTCTGGGGAAACGAAGACAATTTGATTTGCCGCTTAACATGCACGGTACACCTTTCCAACAAAAAGTATGGGAGGCTTTATGCACGATTCCTTATGGAGAGACAAGAAGTTATCAAGAGATCGCCATACAAATTTGTCATTCGAAAGCTGTTCGGGCTGTTGGTCAAGCGAATAAAGCGAATGCCCTTCCAATCATCATCCCTTGTCATCGAGTCATTGGGAAAAACAAACAACTCACCGGTTATGCCGGCCGTCAAATAGATAAAAAAGCTTTTTTACTAGATTTAGAAAAGGCTTATTATCATAAATGA
- a CDS encoding two-component system, sporulation sensor kinase E (product_source=KO:K13533; cath_funfam=1.10.287.130,3.30.450.20,3.30.565.10; cog=COG0642; ko=KO:K13533; pfam=PF00512,PF00989,PF02518,PF13188,PF13426; smart=SM00091,SM00387,SM00388; superfamily=55785,55874; tigrfam=TIGR00229) produces MKQFLKTMDQKDLVQKLTAENKQLREKLNEYKLFFEQVIDAIVILDEEFHFINVNEASCHLFQLVKEELFKRNFFDFINLMPKEEVERQFTYLNNKGCHKDELIIKLDDGRIKYIEYSAQSFGHHHLFIIRDISARKINERDRTINEQLFQDLFDRAVDGIVIFDEDENFIDANHSFCSSFEISRQHLNQYKLKDFVTDVKIIERIKKSLYLEGKATGELEVQLQNGKNKLFEFTSTANILNGFYMVILRDITEKRIMEQQLEESEERFRDVFEYALDAIVIWDKTGRIVRANQWACRTFELPLKQLLKSHICDFIDPKDPKLRKIIRKYFKSGAIREELLFHMANNQAKQLEFTSKRMQDGYHMTILRNVSDRKQMEKELRENEQKFRKVFNGAMDGIVLFDDNMNIIDANPAASKILSLPHRKIREYNLNDFISREMIEKYFGNCDKLTKELPFTLQNGEERIIECSFKRNIIENMNLAIFRDVTEKKEMEERLRKSDTLNVVGELAAGIAHEIRNPMTSLKGFIQLLKGSISEDHSMYFHVISSELKRIETIITEFLMLAKPQAIHYQQKHIVTIMKETIELLNAQAILTNVQIHLEYDPVPEIYCEPNQLKQVFINILKNAIEVMPKGGNIYVKIRKNTDQTIKISIQDEGTGIPKEKIKKLGEPFYTTKERGTGLGLMVSFKIIEEHNGKVEVQSKVGYGTTFYITLPIKQQDVL; encoded by the coding sequence TTGAAACAATTTCTCAAAACGATGGATCAAAAGGATCTAGTTCAAAAGCTAACAGCGGAGAATAAACAATTAAGGGAAAAACTAAATGAGTATAAGCTGTTTTTTGAACAGGTGATTGATGCTATTGTGATATTGGATGAGGAGTTTCACTTTATCAATGTAAATGAAGCCTCTTGTCATCTTTTTCAGCTAGTAAAGGAAGAACTATTCAAACGGAATTTTTTTGACTTTATTAATTTAATGCCTAAAGAGGAAGTAGAACGACAATTCACCTATTTGAATAACAAAGGCTGTCATAAAGATGAATTGATCATCAAGTTAGATGATGGGCGCATTAAATATATAGAATATTCTGCACAATCATTTGGTCATCATCATCTTTTCATCATTCGCGACATATCTGCTCGAAAAATTAATGAGCGAGATCGGACGATCAATGAACAACTATTCCAAGATTTATTTGACCGCGCCGTTGATGGGATCGTCATTTTTGATGAAGATGAAAATTTCATTGATGCCAATCATTCCTTTTGTTCGAGTTTTGAAATTAGTCGCCAACATTTAAATCAATATAAATTAAAGGATTTTGTTACAGATGTAAAAATCATTGAACGTATAAAAAAATCATTATATCTGGAAGGAAAAGCAACTGGAGAGCTTGAAGTTCAACTGCAAAACGGTAAAAATAAATTGTTTGAATTTACTTCAACGGCTAATATTTTAAACGGTTTTTACATGGTAATTTTAAGGGATATTACGGAAAAAAGAATAATGGAGCAGCAATTGGAGGAAAGTGAAGAAAGATTTCGTGATGTTTTTGAGTATGCGCTAGATGCAATAGTTATTTGGGATAAAACCGGAAGAATCGTTCGGGCGAACCAATGGGCATGTCGAACTTTTGAGCTGCCGCTTAAACAGCTGCTAAAAAGCCATATATGTGACTTTATTGACCCTAAGGATCCGAAGCTTAGAAAAATTATTCGAAAATATTTTAAAAGCGGAGCAATACGAGAAGAGCTGCTCTTTCATATGGCAAATAATCAAGCGAAGCAATTAGAGTTTACCTCAAAAAGAATGCAAGATGGATATCATATGACCATTTTGCGCAATGTGAGCGATCGAAAACAAATGGAAAAAGAATTGCGAGAAAACGAGCAAAAGTTTCGGAAAGTTTTTAATGGTGCGATGGACGGAATTGTATTGTTTGATGATAACATGAATATTATAGACGCCAACCCAGCTGCAAGCAAAATATTAAGCTTACCTCATCGGAAAATACGAGAGTATAATTTAAATGACTTTATTAGTCGAGAAATGATTGAAAAGTATTTTGGCAATTGTGATAAATTAACGAAAGAATTGCCGTTTACGTTACAAAATGGTGAGGAGCGTATCATTGAATGCTCATTTAAACGAAACATTATTGAAAATATGAATTTAGCCATTTTTCGTGATGTCACAGAGAAAAAAGAAATGGAGGAAAGGCTAAGAAAGTCAGATACACTAAATGTAGTAGGGGAGCTTGCTGCAGGTATTGCTCATGAAATTAGAAACCCTATGACATCGTTAAAAGGATTTATTCAATTATTAAAAGGAAGTATTAGTGAAGATCACTCGATGTATTTTCATGTTATTTCATCAGAACTGAAAAGAATCGAAACGATTATTACTGAGTTTTTAATGTTAGCCAAACCACAAGCGATCCATTATCAACAAAAGCATATTGTCACAATTATGAAAGAAACCATTGAATTATTAAATGCACAAGCCATTTTAACGAATGTGCAAATTCATCTAGAATACGATCCAGTACCTGAAATTTATTGTGAACCAAATCAACTAAAGCAAGTGTTTATTAATATATTAAAAAATGCGATCGAAGTGATGCCAAAAGGTGGAAATATATATGTGAAAATACGTAAAAACACAGACCAAACAATTAAGATTTCAATTCAAGACGAAGGAACTGGAATTCCAAAAGAGAAAATCAAAAAGTTAGGGGAGCCTTTTTACACAACGAAAGAACGTGGAACAGGCTTAGGACTCATGGTTAGTTTTAAAATTATCGAGGAGCATAATGGAAAAGTCGAAGTTCAAAGTAAAGTAGGGTACGGTACAACTTTTTATATTACTTTACCAATTAAACAACAAGATGTTCTTTAG
- a CDS encoding L-lactate dehydrogenase complex protein LldG (product_source=KO:K00782; cath_funfam=3.40.50.10420; cog=COG1556; ko=KO:K00782; pfam=PF02589; superfamily=100950) → MKGKIHNRDAFLANVAEKLGRQRRTERVRRPDYTYKPQWEVFKHHTLDELVQVLIKQCRQIETDAYYVSKEYLVKTIEQIIQNYGGGPVITWEDPRLDQWNLRQWIVQDLPNENIETHIWDPHLGEENIQIAEKANVGITFSDLTLAESGTVVLFSSEGKGRSVSLLPATYIAIIPKSTIVPRITQAAKIIHERIENGETIASCINFISGPSNSADIEMNLVVGVHGPIKASYIIVDD, encoded by the coding sequence ATGAAGGGGAAGATCCACAACAGAGACGCATTTTTAGCTAATGTAGCGGAAAAGCTAGGAAGACAGCGGAGAACTGAAAGGGTTAGAAGGCCAGATTATACATATAAACCGCAATGGGAAGTATTCAAACATCATACGTTAGATGAACTTGTCCAAGTTTTAATCAAGCAATGCCGACAGATCGAAACAGATGCTTATTATGTGTCTAAAGAGTATTTAGTGAAAACAATCGAACAAATTATTCAAAATTACGGAGGGGGTCCTGTCATTACTTGGGAGGATCCACGGTTAGATCAATGGAATTTGCGTCAATGGATTGTTCAAGACCTTCCAAATGAAAATATCGAAACACACATTTGGGATCCTCATCTAGGTGAGGAAAATATTCAAATCGCTGAAAAAGCAAATGTCGGCATTACGTTTAGCGATCTAACACTTGCTGAATCTGGGACTGTCGTATTATTTAGTTCAGAAGGAAAAGGGAGATCAGTAAGCTTGCTCCCTGCAACGTATATTGCCATTATCCCGAAAAGTACGATTGTGCCAAGAATTACACAAGCTGCAAAAATCATACACGAAAGGATAGAGAATGGAGAAACAATCGCTTCTTGTATTAATTTTATCTCTGGTCCAAGCAACTCAGCTGATATTGAAATGAATCTCGTTGTCGGGGTACATGGTCCAATCAAAGCATCTTATATTATCGTCGATGATTGA
- a CDS encoding L-lactate dehydrogenase complex protein LldF (product_source=KO:K18929; cath_funfam=1.10.1060.10,3.40.50.10420; cog=COG1139; ko=KO:K18929; pfam=PF02589,PF11870,PF13183; superfamily=100950,54862; tigrfam=TIGR00273) translates to MAMKISEESFQERIHKGIQNDFMRQAVAGAQERLRNRRLQAAEELGNWEEWRALGEEIRKHTLENLDFYLHQLSENVAKRGGHVFFAQTAEEANEYIRSVIQKKNAKKIVKSKSMVTEEIHLNECLEQEGCQVIETDLGEYILQIDDHDPPSHIVTPALHKNKEQIRDVFKKKLQYTKTEKPEELALHARNMLRKEFITADVGITGCNFAIAESGSISLVTNEGNARLVTTIPKTQITVMGMERIVPTFEEFEILVSLLTRSAVGQKLTSYVTVLSGPKEQGDVDGPEEFHLVIVDNGRSKILGTEFQSVLQCIRCAACVNVCPVYRHVGGHSYGSIYSGPIGAVLSPLLGGYDDYKELPYASTLCAACSEACPVKIPLHELLHKHRQVIVEKEGRAPISEKLAMKAFGLGAANPALYKLGSIMAPTAMKPFVKDEKISSGPGPLKAWTQIREFPLPKKGFREWFQQREKRGEHK, encoded by the coding sequence ATGGCCATGAAAATTAGTGAGGAATCATTTCAGGAACGCATCCATAAAGGGATTCAAAATGATTTTATGCGTCAAGCAGTCGCAGGTGCACAAGAGAGATTGCGAAATAGACGGCTGCAAGCAGCTGAAGAGCTTGGAAATTGGGAAGAATGGCGTGCATTAGGAGAAGAAATTCGCAAACATACACTTGAAAATTTAGATTTCTATTTACATCAATTAAGTGAAAATGTCGCCAAACGTGGTGGACATGTGTTTTTTGCGCAAACAGCAGAAGAAGCAAACGAATACATTCGAAGCGTGATTCAAAAGAAAAATGCCAAAAAAATTGTGAAATCCAAATCGATGGTCACAGAAGAAATTCATTTAAACGAATGCTTGGAACAAGAAGGGTGTCAAGTGATCGAAACAGACCTTGGCGAATATATTTTGCAAATCGATGATCATGATCCCCCATCACATATTGTAACACCTGCCCTTCATAAAAATAAGGAGCAAATCCGTGATGTGTTTAAAAAGAAGCTGCAATATACGAAAACAGAAAAACCGGAAGAATTAGCCCTACATGCACGTAATATGTTAAGAAAAGAGTTTATAACGGCAGATGTTGGCATAACAGGGTGCAATTTTGCTATTGCTGAGTCAGGCTCCATTAGTTTGGTCACAAATGAAGGAAACGCACGGCTTGTTACAACAATACCGAAAACACAAATTACAGTAATGGGGATGGAGCGAATTGTCCCGACTTTTGAAGAATTTGAAATCCTTGTAAGTTTGCTTACAAGAAGTGCAGTAGGACAAAAACTAACAAGCTATGTAACGGTGCTATCCGGTCCGAAAGAACAAGGGGACGTCGATGGACCTGAGGAATTCCACTTAGTCATTGTTGATAATGGACGTTCAAAAATATTAGGAACTGAATTCCAATCAGTACTACAATGTATACGTTGTGCAGCCTGTGTTAACGTTTGTCCCGTTTATCGTCATGTTGGCGGCCATTCATACGGTTCGATCTATTCCGGACCAATTGGTGCCGTTTTATCCCCTCTATTAGGAGGATATGATGACTATAAAGAGCTGCCTTATGCATCAACTTTATGTGCAGCGTGTTCGGAAGCGTGTCCAGTCAAAATTCCCCTTCATGAACTACTTCATAAACATCGGCAAGTGATTGTAGAAAAAGAAGGTCGTGCACCCATTTCAGAAAAGCTTGCGATGAAGGCGTTTGGACTAGGAGCAGCGAATCCGGCATTATATAAATTAGGATCCATAATGGCCCCTACCGCCATGAAACCGTTCGTAAAAGATGAAAAGATCTCAAGCGGTCCCGGCCCGTTAAAGGCATGGACACAAATACGTGAATTTCCATTACCAAAAAAAGGCTTCCGTGAATGGTTTCAACAACGAGAAAAAAGGGGTGAACATAAATGA
- a CDS encoding L-lactate dehydrogenase complex protein LldE (product_source=KO:K18928; cog=COG0247; ko=KO:K18928; pfam=PF02754): MKVSLFVTCLVDMFHPSVGKATVELLERLGCEVEFPESQICCGQPAYNSGYVKDAKEAMKNMIRTFEKAEYVVTPSGSCATMFKEYPNVFKDEPLWEERAKKLARKTYELTQFIVEVLKIENVGAKLKGKATYHTSCHMTRLLGVKDAPFILLKNVEGLEVIPLKNSHSCCGFGGTFSVKMAEISEQMVDEKVQNVEETGADYLIGADCGCLMNIGGRIDRKGKQVKVLHIAEVLNTCES; this comes from the coding sequence ATGAAGGTCTCATTATTTGTAACGTGTTTAGTTGATATGTTTCACCCGTCCGTCGGCAAGGCGACGGTTGAACTATTGGAAAGGCTGGGCTGTGAAGTAGAATTTCCAGAAAGCCAAATTTGCTGTGGACAGCCTGCCTATAATAGTGGTTATGTAAAAGATGCAAAAGAAGCGATGAAAAATATGATTCGCACATTTGAAAAGGCGGAATATGTTGTCACACCTTCTGGTTCTTGTGCAACAATGTTTAAAGAGTATCCAAACGTTTTTAAGGATGAGCCATTGTGGGAAGAACGAGCAAAAAAGCTTGCCCGTAAGACATATGAGCTCACCCAATTTATCGTGGAAGTTTTAAAAATTGAGAATGTCGGGGCTAAATTAAAAGGAAAAGCCACCTATCATACTTCCTGCCATATGACTAGATTACTTGGAGTAAAAGATGCGCCATTTATTTTATTAAAAAATGTAGAAGGTTTAGAAGTGATTCCTCTAAAAAATAGTCATAGTTGCTGCGGTTTTGGGGGGACTTTTTCCGTTAAAATGGCGGAAATTTCCGAACAAATGGTGGATGAAAAAGTTCAGAATGTCGAAGAAACTGGGGCTGACTATTTAATTGGGGCCGATTGTGGCTGCTTAATGAACATCGGCGGCCGCATTGACAGAAAAGGAAAACAAGTGAAAGTTTTACATATAGCAGAAGTTTTAAATACATGCGAATCCTAG